From a region of the Helianthus annuus cultivar XRQ/B chromosome 5, HanXRQr2.0-SUNRISE, whole genome shotgun sequence genome:
- the LOC110944218 gene encoding ATP-dependent DNA helicase PIF1-like produces the protein MIHKHAFEALDRTLKDILMPDCSNSEALPFGGKVIVFGGDFRQILPVVPNGSRQDIVNASLSSSYIWNKCKLLTLTKNMRLTVGMNHGDIDKTKEFAKWLLDIGEGKLGGRNDGEAVIDIPQELLITESTNPIGNLINFVYPSILESFNDPNYFQERAILAPKNDVVHEINGTLLAMFPGDHKEYLSSDSICQSENVTDHIRHNVYPPDVLNGLKVSGMPNHKLVLKVGVPIMLLRNLDQKNGLCNGTRLQVVKLGDRIIEAKVISGNNIGTRTFIPRINLSPSDKRIPFKLQRRQFPIAVCFAMTINKSQGQSLSKVGLFLKQPVFTHGQLYVAVSRVKSMDGLRMLILDVEGNVTNKTTNVVYKEIFSNL, from the coding sequence ATGATTCATAAACATGCCTTTGAAGCATTGGATAGAACCTTAAAAGATATATTGATGCCTGATTGTTCAAATAGCGAAGCTTTACCATTTGGAGGAAAGGTAATTGTATTTGGTGGTGACTTTAGACAGATTCTTCCTGTTGTTCCTAATGGCTCTAGACAAGATATCGTGAATGCTTCCCTGAGTTCGTCATATATATGGAATAAATGCAAGTTACTAACGCTAACAAAAAACATGAGGCTCACTGTTGGCATGAATCATGGTGATATTGACAAGACAAAAGAGTTTGCTAAATGGCTTTTGGATATTGGCGAGGGAAAACTTGGTGGTCGCAACGACGGAGAAGCTGTTATTGATATACCTCAAGAATTGTTGATTACTGAATCCACTAACCCTATTGGTAATCTGATCAACTTTGTGTATCCTTCGATACTTGAATCGTTCAATGATCCAAATTATTTTCAGGAAAGAGCCATACTTGCTCCTAAGAACGACGTTGTTCACGAGATAAATGGTACCTTATTAGCAATGTTTCCTGGTGATCATAAAGAGTATCTAAGTTCAGATTCCATCTGCCAATCTGAGAATGTAACTGACCATATTCGACACAATGTTTACCCCCCCGATGTTCTAAATGGTCTTAAGGTTTCAGGAATGCCGAatcataaattggttttaaaagTTGGTGTTCCTATCATGCTGTTACGTAACCTTGATCAGAAAAACGGTCTGTGCAATGGTACAAGATTACAAGTCGTAAAACTTGGTGATCGGATTATTGAAGCCAAAGTGATTTCTGGTAATAATATTGGTACTAGAACTTTTATACCAAGGATCAATCTATCCCCCTCTGACAAACGAATACCTTTCAAGCTTCAAAGAAGGCAATTCCCGATAGCTGTGTGTTTTGCAATGACGATAAATAAAAGTCAGGGACAGTCGTTATCTAAGGTTGGTTTGTTTCTAAAGCAGCCTGTTTTCACTCACGGACAACTATATGTTGCAGTTTCAAGAGTCAAAAGCATGGATGGTTTAAGGATGTTAATATTAGATGTTGAGGGGAACGTTACTAATAAGACTACAAATGTTGTATACAAAGAGATATtctcaaatttatag